The following is a genomic window from Bacteroidia bacterium.
GACCGGCGCTTTTTTCACGTCGAATTTGAACAGCGAACGGAAATAGCGTTCGCGCTGTTCGAGCTCGAGTTTCTGCAGCTCCATGGCGCTTTCTTTATAGCGCTTGTATTCCAGGAGGCGCTGCGTCAGCTCGGCGCGAGGATCGATTTCCTCCTCGCCCTCCTCGACCGCGATGCGGGGCAGGAGCATACGGGCCTTGATCTGCATGAGCGTCGCCGCCATGACGATGAACTCGCCTGCGAGTTCGAGATCCAGCATTTGCATGACGCGGATATAGGAGAGGAATTCCTGCGTGATGTAGGCGATGGGGATGTTGTAGATGTCCAGCTCGTCGCGCTTGATAAAAAACAGCAGCAGGTCGAGCGGACCTTCGAAATCCGGTATTCTGATTTTGAATTCCGCCACGGTCAGCCCAGCTTCATGGCGTCTCGTACGGCGCGCATCGTTTCCGACGCCACAGCGCGTGCGCGCGTTTCGCCGTCACGGAGGATGTCCAGCACCAGCGAGGGATCCGATTCATAGGGTTTGCGGCGTTCGATATGCGGTGCGAGAAACTCGTCTATGCGCGCGGCGCAGCGCTTTTTGCAGTCCACACAGCCCAGGGCGCCCGATTCGCAGCCGGAGCGGATTTCCGGAACTTCAGCGGGATTGAATTTTTCATGATACGTGAACACCAGGCAGACGTCCGGTCTGCCGGGATCGTTGCGACGGATCTTCTGCGTGTCCGTGGGGGCTTTGCGCAGTTTTTCCCACACCTCTTCCGGCGAATCCTGCAGCAGCAAAGTGTTGCCCGCGGATTTCGACATCTTCCTGTCCTTGCCGTCCAGGCCCGGCAGGCGGCTGAATTTGGTGACCTTATGGCTGGGCTCCGGAAACACCTCGCCGTATTGGGCATTGAATTTTCGGGCGATTTCGCGGGTGATTTCCACATGTGAGAGCTGATCCTCGCCGACGGGCACGAGATCGGCCCTGTAGAGCAGGATGTCCGCCGCCTGCAGAACCGGGTAGCCCAGATGTCCGTAGGTCACATTTTCGATTTCCAGATCACGCACCTGCTCTTTGATGGACGGATTGCGCTCGAGGCGGTTTTTCGTGATCAGCATCGAGAAAATCAGATGCAGCTCGGTATGCTCCTTGACCTGCGACTGACGGAAAATCGGGCTCCGCGACGGATCGATACCGCCGGCCAGCCAGTCGATGACCATATCTATCGTGTCCTGCGCGATGCCGTCTGTGTCCAGGGACGTGGTGAGTACGTGATAATCCGCCACCAGGTGGTAGTTGTTGTACATCCCCTGCAGCTCGACCCAATTTTCCAGGGCTCCGGCCCAGTGACCCAGATGCAGCTTTCCCGTCGGCCGCATGCCGCTGAGAATCGTATTCCTTTGTATGTCCGTCATGTCGTAATAACCGGTATGGCATTGAACAGACTATAAAGATACGCACGCGGGGCTATGCGAGGAAAGCGGACGGAGAAAGGTCTGTTCTTGCACGGCGGAAATCTGTGCCACACCTTCGCGGCGGAGGGGAGGGAGCAGGGAGCAGGGAGCAGAGAGCAGAGAGCAGAGAGCAGAGAGCAGAGAGCAGAGAGCAGAGAGCAGAGAGCAGAGAGCAGAGAGCAGAGAGCAGAGAGCAGAGAGCAGAGAGCAGAGAGCAGAGAGCAGAGAGCAGAGAGCAGAGAGCAGAGAGCAGAGAGCAGAGAGCAGAGAGCAGAGAGCAGAGAGCAGAGAGCAGAGAGCAGAGAGCAGAGAGCAGAGAGCAGAGAGCAAGGACCACGTCCGTACAAGCCGGGCGTACGAGCAGCGCATACTACCCGCTGCTCGTTTCTTATTCCAGATTGCGCTTTTTCGCACATACGTACTCTAAGCTCTCCGCTCTATGCTCTCCTACTCCTACGCCACAACCGATCATCGATATGTGCTGAATCTGTGCAATGGCTTCGGGGGCGGGCGCTCTCCGTACTCGTTTAGTCAATACTATTTCTGCGAATTCTGCTTTTTCTGCGAATTCTGCGTTCTGTGTTCCGCGTGCTACGCCTGAAAAAGGTAAGGTCTCCAGGGATCCTCGATTGTATGCACGGACTGGAGGAGGAAGGAGACATGCGAGGGACGGCGGGGCTTGCTGAGCAGCGTCATGCCCGTTTTTTCGAGAGGGCGGTTGCCTTTCTTGTTATTGCAACCGACGCAGGCGGTTATGAGGTTTTCCCAGGAGTCCATGCCGCCGCGCGAGCGGGGCGTGATATGATCCACGGTGAGTTGGGCGTTGCTGCTGCCGCAGTATTGGCAGCGATGTCCGTCGCGGCGGAGAATGTTCTTGCGCGACAACATGATGCTCTTGTACAGAACTCTGTGATACTTTCCGAGACGGATGATGCTGGGGAAGGGCCAGGTCGCGGACACGCTGTGAATGCGCCGGTGCCGGTTTTCCTCTATCATTTCGGCCTTCTCCAGGTACAACAGGATCACCGCCTTTTGGACGCTGCAGATACTTACAGGTTCGTAGCTCTGATTCAACACGAGTACGCGTCCGCTTAAGGCAGTACCGGGTTTCGCAGGTTCTTCGAAGACGTCCTCCGTGTGTTATCCAAAAAAAATAGGGGACATATTCGACAAATCCAATGCAATTCCCGTTCGCCCCCGGGTGCGTTGAACTACGCCATGCCGTGCCTCCGAGGGAGTTGCCTCATCGCGACAGCAGCGTCTTTCAGCACGGCAGCCGCGCGCCCGTACGCTCCGGGTTTCGTGTGAACTGGTCGCCCTGCTGTGTGGGGAAGAAAATTGTCGAGAAATTTCGGGAGGTTCCGTATGCGTCTTTCGGATCTCGTGGTAATTCGCGATTTTACGCGCAATGCGTGCACTGCTGAAGAAGCTCACAACCGACTCGGCCATTTACGGGGTCAGCAATATCCTCGGGAGGTTCATTACCTTTCTGCTGGTCCCGTTCTACACGCACATGCTGCCGCAAGGGGATTACGGCATCGTCATCGTCGTGTACGCGTACATCGCGTTTCTGAACGGCATCTTCACCTTCGGACTGGAACCTGCGTATATGCGTTTCGTGGCCGAAGCGGGGAGCGCGGACCGATCGCGTGTGTTCAGCGCCGCGTTCTGGTTCATTCTTGTCGCGGGAGCGGTGCTGGCGATTCCGATATTGTCGTTTTCCTCGTCCATTCAACCCTGGTTGGGAATTCGCCCGGAGTGGGCCGAGATTCTGCCGCTCTCCCTTGCCATGGTGCTGCTCGACGCCGTCTGCGCCATACCTTTCGCGGCGCTGCGCATGGAAAACCGTCCGCGCAGCTTCGCGGGCATACGGTTGTTTTCCATCGTCCTGAACGTGGGACTGAATTTCCTGCTCATCGCCGTTTGGAAATGGTCCGTCGTTGCCGTGTTCATTTCCGGCGCGGTATCCTCGGCGTCCTGTCTGCTTCTGCTTCTTCCGACGCTACGGGGACGCTTGCGCTTTTCCGTCGACCGGGCGCTGCTGCGCCGCCTGCTCGTGTACGGCTTGCCCACCATGCCGGGTGCCATATCCATCATGCTGATCGAGATCATAGACAAACCCATCATGCTGCTGTTGACCGATGCGGCCACGGTCGGATTGTACGGCGCGAATTACAAGCTCGGGATATTCATGATGCTCGTGGTGAGCGTCTTTCGTTACGCCTGGCAGCCCTTCTATCTGCAGCTCGCTTCCGATCCGGGTGCCAAGGCACTGTTCTCCCGCGTCATGACGTATTTCGTGCTCATAGGATCCGTCATCGTCCTGCTGCTCTCGCTGTTCATCGGCGAGCTCGTACAGATACCGCTTCCGCGCGGACGCACGCTCATTCCGGCGGAGTATTGGAGCGGACTGGGCATAGTCCCGATCATTCTCTTCAGCTATCTGTTCGCGGGAATGGATCAAATTTTGAGCGCCGGCATCTATATACAGAAGCGGACAATGATCGTGCTGTACGCGACGGCGTCGGGAGCGCTGGTGAACATCGTCGCGAATTTCCTTCTGATTCCGGTGTTCGGCATCTACGGTGCCGCGTTCGCCACGCTCGCCGCGTATTTCACGCTCGCCGCCGTGTACTGGGTGGCCGGAAGGAAAATTTATCCCATCACCTGGGAGAACGCCCGCCTGCTGAAGCTCTTTGGCGCCCTCGCCGTACCTGCGCTGCTTTGGTATCTCGTTCCCATGGACGCAGTGCTGCCCATGCTGCTCTGGAAAATCTTTCTTGTCGCGCTGTATGTTTCCACGCTCGCCGTCAGCGGCTTCTTTTCCAAAGAGGAACGAAACGCGTTGCAGGGACTCCTGCGCGGAGCCCGACGAAGCGAACGCATGTAGACGTCGCGCTCTGTTCGTGCCTCTGCGATACCTTCCCATCCTCCTGGTTTTTGTCACTTGGCCCCTGAGCGGAGTCGAAGGGCTGCGCCTCTGCGATAGCTTCCACGCTGATGCGATCCGGGGCCAAATGGCGCATAACCGTTCGTCGACGCAAGATTAACCGACCCCGGCTGACTCGTGTGATATACGCCCCCACAGATACGTGAAAAAATTAGCGACTCAAGCCCACAGAAGAAAATAGAGAAATATTTCACGCGAATTTGCTTTCTTGATGTGCCTGAATTATATTGCATGGTGAGCAATCGAGAAAATATTCTCGAAATAATGTAGGAAACTTTAAGAGAGTATCATGCAGACCCACGAAAACACGCAGCACGTCTACGAGAAGTACCCGAAAGGGCAGCCATCGTGCCTTATCGACATGCTGCAGGATGTTCAGGAGCACTTCGGCTACTTGCCGGACATGGAAATGCAAAAAGTGGCGCGTCATGTGGATATCCCCGTGTCACGCGTCTACGGCGTCGCAACCTTCTACAATCAATTCCGCTTTCAGCCGCTGGGCAAATACGTCATCAAAGTCTGCCGCGGCACCGCCTGCCACGTCAAGGGATCGCTGGACATTCTCCAGACGCTGGAGAACGAGCTTGGCATCAAAGCGGGGCAGACCACAAAGGACCTCGGCTTTACCATCGAAACGGTCGCGTGCATCGGAGCATGCTCTATCGCCCCGGTGATCGCCGTCAATGAGGAATTCCACGGCGGACTCACCACAAAATCGCTCGTCAAGCTGCTCTCGCAATACAGGAAAAAAGTCTCGGCCGAGGAGGTACATCATGAATGCGTATAGTCAGAATTGCTTCGAACAGTGCTGGCACAGCGCCGAGCGTCCCTGCCCGCACTTCGTGGAGTGCGTCAATACCGGACAGCGCTGCGATTGCACGGATAACAGCAACCGCGCCCTTGCGCAGTACAAGGATCAACTCCTCATGGTCGAGCACGACGTGCCCGTGATCCTGGTCGGTATGGGGACCTGCGGACTGGCGAACGGCGCGCGCAGGATTCTCGAGGGAATCAAGGCGGAGCTGTTCGAGCGTGGCGTCAGCGCTTCGGTGGTCCCGGTGGGCTGCGTCGGTTACTGTGCCCGCGAAGTGATCGTGGACGTGAAATTGCCGGGTCGTCCCCGGATAAGCTACTGCGAAGTGAAGGAAAGGGATATCCTCCCGATCGTGGAACGCACCATCCTGGGTGGGGAAATTCTCGAGGAAAAGCTGCTCGGTATGTACGCGCATCCGGACGAAGGGTCCTGGGCCTCTCTACCGCTGCTGAATGAGATTCCCTTCTTCGCGAAGCAGATGAAAATCAATCTCGAGAATTGCGGCGTCATCGATCCGGAGAGCATTGATCAGTATCTCGCCACGGGAGGATATACCGCGCTCTCGAAGGTGGTAAACGGCTCCGGTCCGCAGGAAGTAATTGACGACATTCTGAAAGCCGGTTTGCGCGGACGCGGCGGCGGCGGTTTCCCGACAGGCCGTAAATGGCAGCTTGCCCGCGACGCGAAAGGCGACAAGAAGTACCTCATCTGCAACGCCGATGAAGGAGATCCCGGCGCGTTCATGGATCGCGCGCTGCTCGAAGGCGATCCGCATCGCGTGGTGGAAGGGATGATCATCGCCGCATACGCCATCGGCGCAAGCTACGGATACATTTACTGCCGGGCCGAATACCCGCTTGCCATCGAGCGCATCGAAAAGACGCTCGCGGCTGCCCGCGAGTACGGTCTGCTGGGCAACAACATTCTGGGCAGTGGCTTCAACTTCGACATGCGCATCAAGAAAGGCGCCGGCGCCTTTGTGTGCGGCGAAGAAACAGCGCTGATCCATTCCATCGAAGGCCGCCGCGGCATGCCCCGCCCCCGACCGCCCTATCCGGCTGTGTCGGGTCTCTTCGGCAAACCCACGGTCATCAACAACGTCGAGACCTTCGCCAATGTCACGACAGTGTTCAAGAACGGTGCGGACTGGTATGCCGGGATCGGTACAGATACATCCAAGGGCACAAAAATTTTCGCTCTCTCCGGCAAGGTTGCCAATGTCGGTCTCGTCGAAGTGCCCATGGGC
Proteins encoded in this region:
- a CDS encoding segregation/condensation protein A, which encodes MAEFKIRIPDFEGPLDLLLFFIKRDELDIYNIPIAYITQEFLSYIRVMQMLDLELAGEFIVMAATLMQIKARMLLPRIAVEEGEEEIDPRAELTQRLLEYKRYKESAMELQKLELEQRERYFRSLFKFDVKKAPVSEDEDVLEDVTMYHLIRAFQKAMTSIPVKTVHEVRNIPWSIEEQGGWLMKRFGERNRYNFLEVMREMTEKIQVVVTFIALLELIRARRIRVEIHAQFNDIEIFYNETEEETQQVTPDAEQPDSHSD
- a CDS encoding HNH endonuclease; the protein is MLNQSYEPVSICSVQKAVILLYLEKAEMIEENRHRRIHSVSATWPFPSIIRLGKYHRVLYKSIMLSRKNILRRDGHRCQYCGSSNAQLTVDHITPRSRGGMDSWENLITACVGCNNKKGNRPLEKTGMTLLSKPRRPSHVSFLLQSVHTIEDPWRPYLFQA
- the nuoE gene encoding NADH-quinone oxidoreductase subunit NuoE, with amino-acid sequence MQTHENTQHVYEKYPKGQPSCLIDMLQDVQEHFGYLPDMEMQKVARHVDIPVSRVYGVATFYNQFRFQPLGKYVIKVCRGTACHVKGSLDILQTLENELGIKAGQTTKDLGFTIETVACIGACSIAPVIAVNEEFHGGLTTKSLVKLLSQYRKKVSAEEVHHECV
- the trpS gene encoding tryptophan--tRNA ligase, giving the protein MTDIQRNTILSGMRPTGKLHLGHWAGALENWVELQGMYNNYHLVADYHVLTTSLDTDGIAQDTIDMVIDWLAGGIDPSRSPIFRQSQVKEHTELHLIFSMLITKNRLERNPSIKEQVRDLEIENVTYGHLGYPVLQAADILLYRADLVPVGEDQLSHVEITREIARKFNAQYGEVFPEPSHKVTKFSRLPGLDGKDRKMSKSAGNTLLLQDSPEEVWEKLRKAPTDTQKIRRNDPGRPDVCLVFTYHEKFNPAEVPEIRSGCESGALGCVDCKKRCAARIDEFLAPHIERRKPYESDPSLVLDILRDGETRARAVASETMRAVRDAMKLG
- a CDS encoding 4Fe-4S binding protein, whose amino-acid sequence is MKINLENCGVIDPESIDQYLATGGYTALSKVVNGSGPQEVIDDILKAGLRGRGGGGFPTGRKWQLARDAKGDKKYLICNADEGDPGAFMDRALLEGDPHRVVEGMIIAAYAIGASYGYIYCRAEYPLAIERIEKTLAAAREYGLLGNNILGSGFNFDMRIKKGAGAFVCGEETALIHSIEGRRGMPRPRPPYPAVSGLFGKPTVINNVETFANVTTVFKNGADWYAGIGTDTSKGTKIFALSGKVANVGLVEVPMGISLREIIFDIGGGVPDGKAFKAVQIGGPSGGALPTAVIDTPVDYEHLKKVGAMMGSGGLVVMDETTCMVDLAKYFMTFIQSESCGKCIPCREGTKRLLEILERLTIAHRNEKTQEESLLRFQGMVYLDRLASVIKDTSLCGLGQTAANPVLSTLHYFREEYEAHLYDRSCPAGACRELLTYHIDTDKCNGCGLCAKKCPENAILGEKKKAHYIIEDKCIRCDQCRVNCNFDAIFAN
- a CDS encoding polysaccharide biosynthesis C-terminal domain-containing protein; amino-acid sequence: MRALLKKLTTDSAIYGVSNILGRFITFLLVPFYTHMLPQGDYGIVIVVYAYIAFLNGIFTFGLEPAYMRFVAEAGSADRSRVFSAAFWFILVAGAVLAIPILSFSSSIQPWLGIRPEWAEILPLSLAMVLLDAVCAIPFAALRMENRPRSFAGIRLFSIVLNVGLNFLLIAVWKWSVVAVFISGAVSSASCLLLLLPTLRGRLRFSVDRALLRRLLVYGLPTMPGAISIMLIEIIDKPIMLLLTDAATVGLYGANYKLGIFMMLVVSVFRYAWQPFYLQLASDPGAKALFSRVMTYFVLIGSVIVLLLSLFIGELVQIPLPRGRTLIPAEYWSGLGIVPIILFSYLFAGMDQILSAGIYIQKRTMIVLYATASGALVNIVANFLLIPVFGIYGAAFATLAAYFTLAAVYWVAGRKIYPITWENARLLKLFGALAVPALLWYLVPMDAVLPMLLWKIFLVALYVSTLAVSGFFSKEERNALQGLLRGARRSERM